The Delphinus delphis chromosome 17, mDelDel1.2, whole genome shotgun sequence genome includes the window CCTGGACTTAAATTCCACCACCACAATTCACTAGCTTTATGATTTTACGCCTCTCATTTAATTTTATCAGTGAGAACTATTCATAAAATAGTTGACCCATAAAATGTGTTTCtggcagtgcctgacacatggcaCGTGCTCAAAAATTAGGTGTCGGTGTGAGAATTCAGTGGTACAAAGAAGTCAACAGATTCCTAAAGACCAGAGTGGTTAAACTGTGGCCTGCAGTCCAGATCCGGCTCACCACCTATTTTGGTAATGCTAGTAAACTaagaatagttttaaattttttaaatgattgaaaagtaccaaaagaaaaatattttctaacacgTGGAAATTATACAAGATTCAATTTTAGTGTCCATTAAATAAtgttattggaatacagccacacAAATTTGTATACATATTGCCTATGGATGCAGAGTTAAGTAGTCACATGACAGACCATATGGCCAGGAAAGCCTGCATTGTATACTGTCTGGCTCTTTACCTTAAAAGGTTTACAACCTCTAATATAGCACCAAGTGACTTTTATCAGTAAATTACTGGGACTAGAACCATCACTATTTTGGTGTCTAGAGTGGCAATAATGGTCAATGGCTATAGTGTTCTGTTCTTAACGTAACTGTACCGAGGTAATAAAGGATTCTTAGGAACCGAACAATAAAAAGGATTGGGAAATAAGATGAATTTGAGGGATAAGtagtaaaatgaattaattaccACTAAAGCTCCTCAAACCAGGAAATGCTATTAGATGCCCCAACccactttttaaagaaagcaatatttattgtccttttctgattataaaagcaatacatgATTACGGtacttggaaaatacaaaaatgtatacaGAATATAAATCGGTCATATTCCCAAGAGTAGAGATAACCAcgtttaaacatttttgtttttacaaaattgGGATGTTAACTGTACAAaatggttatatatttttaatgtaacatttcTCCAACAACTTCATATTCTGAGAACATTATGTTTAATGggtaataatattgcattgtttgGAAATgccataattcatttatttatttccctcatcattaaatcttattttaagtttttgttattatttgtaaataatgctataacAAACTTGCCTACGACGTCTCTGAAAaattggtgatttttttcccactatGACAGATTACTATAGTAAAGCAATTTTAGCCTAAATTTGGGCTGTTttcagggaaggagaagaaagagaagattaAAGAAAGACAAGGGTTGTGTTAATtgggactctctctctctctctctctctctctctctcatttttccaGATTTCCAACTATACCAACTTTGGAGATTTCTACCTCCTGATTAGTAACATTAAACGACTTCCATTATCTTTGACcaacaatgtttatttttctgtataccCCATTCTTAAATCCATACCCTGacaatcaaaataaaacattttgtttcgttttgtttgaATTCCCGCTTCCCTTAGAAAAAAAGGCAATAatcttatcaaaaatattttatttacaaaaaaattcaATTATACTATACATCCTATACTGGAAATACATTGAATAATTGCTAAAATAAATACAGGCAATTAATTCAATCTTTTATAAGAATGAGAGAATTTGACATTTGAATGTTATCAAAGCTTAACTTAGAACATAAATAGTTAAAAAGGCAAACTCaagttttagtttcatttaatGGCATGGTCTGTTTGTTTTCCACAAGCTCCCCAATCAGTGAGAGTCTAAGTTGTAGAACGTTATATACTTTTTTGTGCTCTGAAGGTAGAATGTGCAGGTTTTTTCTTAGACAGGATGGATGAAATATAGAAGTCTACataaaaaggaagcagaaaggcAGGAAGCACATGGTTGAACACTTCACATTTCTGCTTCATCACAATACTTTTTTTCTGCAACTCTTCATGTGTTCAATTGTTTTTAACACAGGTCTACACAGCACCAGCTACAAGGCAAGATGGGTCATGTCAAAAGTCAAACTGGATAACTGAGGCCCCGGAGTAGCTAAATTAACCAGGCCGAGGgtccatcaattttttttatgtgCCAATTCTTTATACAACTATTAAACCTTGATATCATGTCTACTATGTAAACACATTTATTTAGGTCAAGAACAGAAGAGATGAAGCAATTATCTGTATAATTCAGAAAAAATCTTCCCTAGAAAGTTAAAGAGTACACATGGAGCTTGATTTGGCCAATTTTGAACCTATATGCTTtatctttattataatttatcCCACTCACCCGTATAAACCTCATACTAACATGTAAAGTGAACTGACAATCTGGGAAAAAAAAGGTAGGTAAAGTATGTTCAACATATAGACAGGATCCAGTGAATACAGGTCACAGAACAAAATGATGAACTGCAGTGTATTTGTCCAAATTATACCGTCAATTTTTCCCACTTTCCTTTTTACTTAGCCTGGGAAAACACTGTGAGAATCTCCAAAAACAATCTTTGATACCCAGATTTTGTCCACTGCTGGATGCCTAGTATTTTCTTTTGAGAACTGGCATTCCCTTTTTTTTCAATCTTATGAAAAAATTGCACTTTTCTACCCCTTTGGCCTTGATTTTCAATGACTTCTTTTTTGTACACACAAGTATGAATTTCTACTCCCGAAGTGTGACAGGTATATTGGccttttctaaaagaaatgaaaaaaagttaaaatattgagagtttaaatactttttcacagaaataaactaTTCAATTTtaaaggtagagagagagagagaaacattttattctttctatcaTGAACATCATCAGTCAACCAAGCTTCACATTTTgggtaaaaattttttaagtatgaaTTGTTTCAGaacctattttattaaaaaaaaaaaaaaaggaagaacaggtGTATTTTGGcagagaagtaaaatataaaatatgcaaaatttgttttaaaattggcatacaaaattttaaaacacagtacaattatataaaaatacagcaCAGCCAACGGCCTGTAAATTTCCTTTGGCATTTCATTTGGTAGAGTTAAACAGAAAaacctttctaaaaaaaaattagctatcaACACAGTACATAAGTTAGGTTGTATATGTTGAAAGAACTTTTCCTTGAGTTTCCAAAATCCTTTTCTTACATGATAACCCACATAAAGCATGACTAGTGAGGTATATAGGGCAAAACACTTAGGCAGATGTACAATAAGGAAAAAGTGCATAATCAAAGAATTCTTCCCATTTTCATAGAAATATCAGGTTAAATCTGAGTTCTTCTTGATGTATCATTTTACTTTGGCAGAATTAAAATAAACCCATACAAATGTCTTTGTTCAAGTCCCAGCAGCAGTGATATGTCTCCTTTGGTGGCATTATCTGATGCCACAATACCGCACAGTCTCTAGAGGAACtaaggttttgtgtgtgtctgcatcTGTAACTGCAAACATCAAACGTAAGATCATACGTCAAGCACCATGTCATACTGTTGTCCCTTCTTCCGCCTGCCACATTTATTGATGAGAACCACATACAGTGTCAAAAGCATGACCCAATAGCATGCATACAGCAACGTTCCAACAATTAAAACTGTCTGTTTGGATTCTGAGAATggctttttagattccttataaaTGGTGAAAATCACACCACCCAGGAGGATTGTAAACCAAACTGATACTGGAATGAGTCCTATGAAATTAACAACAATGGTTTTCCTTCCAGATGTGCCCCACCCAGCTTTGTTTATCGTTGCAATTGCAAACATCTTGGCAGGAAGTAAACTTGACATGTATAACACTGAGTAGAGGGACATGAAGACCATGACGATATTTCCTCTAAGGCAGCTGGCAAAAGATGATTTTATGAGACCCACTAACTGGACAGTTAACAAGAAGAGGAGGATGTTCCAAATTTTACCCCTGTAGAAAAGCTGGATTACTGTGGcaatgagaaagaaagggaagaacccaGTGATGACTGCTTCATAGGTCATCCACAAGTGATGTTTATGAAACCACATGGCATTGTACAGCCACTCTCGGAAGTAGGACTTGCTCCAACGGGTCTGCTGGTTTAACCATCTGAGATATTCTATAGGTGTTTCAGTAAGGCACTTGGATCGAGCTGTGTATTTTGTTGCATAGCCCAGACTCAGCACTCGGTTCGTTAGATGCCTGTCATCTCCAAAACTACATTGGCTGCCCATAAATTCTTGATTGTACCAGTCTTCCACAAATTCATGCAATAAGGAGTTTCTGTACATTCCCAGAGGTCCACTAATGCACTGGACACATCCAAAATAAGACTGACAGGCCCTTTCTATGTTAAAAGCCATCCAGTATCTCACACTGCTTAGGAAAGATATCCAGGAATCATACTTGTTTAAAatctgcaagaaaaataaaagtaaaaataattaaataaaggtAAGCCCCAGCTAAAAATTCCAGCAAAATCTGCACCATTGTGAGGTTACTACCTAGAgtaatgtttgttgtttttgatgttgttttttaataaatttatttatttatttatggctgcattgggtcttcgttgctgtgcgtgggttctcattgcggtggcttctgttgttgcggagcacgggctctaggcacacaggcttcagtagctgtggttcgaagggtctagggcacaggctcagtagttgtggtgcacaggcttagttgctccatggaatgtgggattttcccggaccagggatcgaacccgtgtctcctgcattggcaggtggattcttaaccactgcgccaccagggaagcccatgtttgttttttttatccttctatttagcctctttcctttttttaacacaattttacattattttctttgattCTATATACTATATTAATTTGATAAGTTGGGTGTATGTGTTGGGACTTCTtgacaataatttttttctactccatcactctctgttctcttttgttatgtgttttgtttctttttcttgttatgttataaaattgagatttttttcgGCTTTGGTTCTCAGCCCTTAAATTATTCTCccactggcagtccagtggttaaaggtttcgccttccaatgcaggttgCGGGGGcgtccatccctggtcggggagctgggatcccacccacacgcctcacggccaaaaaaccaaagacataaaacagaagcaatattgcagCAAAttcaaaagagactttaaaaaaatggtccacatcaaaaaatctttaaaaaaaaattattctcccACTTCCTTACTATCtaatatttgaaagtttttaagTCCTATGCTCTTCTCTTTTCAACTCATCCAACTCTAttattctccttcctccccagttTTAGCAATGCCAGTGATAAAAGGGTTTGCTCTGGCTTCACCCCAGATCTGGAATCCTGAAATAATGCTCTACACAAAGGCTATTAAAATTATTAGTTTTGGGGGGCAATATTTCTTAATTCTCTCCTCTGTCtcaattttattcagttttcatcTGGGTTTTACATGCTTCCTTTTTATCACCAGGGTATTTCTTTGTCCATCTAGTGCACTTTCTTTGCCTTCACTATTACCATGCATGTAAATATGGGTTATACAGCAACACAATACCTACATTTAAAGTCAAAATTCCACGTGCTTCTCACATCTTTGGCTAAAATCTAGTGCACTTTTGCAAAGAGCTCACTTTAATCTtcatatattttcacatatttgttttCCCATTCCATAAATTTCAAATCACCTTCATTAATATTTGTTTCACTTATTGTTTCTCCATTgatagcaaataataataattggaaaACTCACTTAATTGTTCCTTTGACTTTCTCTCTAGtgtaaatttgagacactgtttctcttttttttcctttgtattccaatttggatttttGACCAACCATATATTGTTCAGCTTTTAAATACATAGTTATATGACATAGATTCCATCTCCTGCCATACCTCCATTTCTTAACCCTTGTACTAAATGAATTCCAACATCATTTTACCAGAACATTAAGTTGTGGCTCAAGAAGATATGGCAGAAATTATTACACATTTACATTATAGTTTATATAACTTATCAGCCACTACATACTTGTGTTATAACCCAGGATTAAGCAAAGCAATCATAAGTTACTTCAATTTAGACAGCAGAAGAGGTATAAAGTGGGTCCAAGGAACATTCTAGTATGTCTCTGGCACCAGAAACAATATCTGGCACAGATTTGGGTGTATAATAAACGTATGTTCAAAGAATCAGTGAGTGAGGGTACTACTAAAAGTGACTCATGCAAAAAGTGAGCTCATGTACCTGGACATCTCCCCCGACACCTCCAACCATGGGATCTTCTTCTAAAACTTTTACCATCTCCACAGATGAGGCAGGGTCAAGCATGGTGTCTgaatcacaaacctgcaaagaAGAAAGTAAGAAGTAAGTTCAAGAAAAGAAGATGATGAGTGTACTCCGTGTAGTCAAAAGTGGGCATATATATTATGCCTTCAGCCTATCATCACAAGGCCTCAATAAGCGAGTAACACAGGGATGAGAGTTTGCTACATGATGGCCAACACAAAGAACCTGCAAACTCAATATTTAAGCTAATGACATGGCTGGATAGAACAGCTAAAGTGATGACCTAGGCATGTCATGTAGGGTGACCAGTTTTGCCTGGTTTGCCATGGATGTACGCAATTTTGGCAATGAAAGTCTCATGTCCCAGGTAACATCCTAGATTTCCAGGACTTGGAAAACATCTTGGGTTGGTCACCATagatatctctttttttaaaaaaattgccttcCATAAGGCTTTTAGATATCTTATCCCTCAGGTCTGAATGATGATAGGAAACTCCTATGACAGTATTGAAAAAAAGGCATGTTTAACagtgattatttttctctattttaatatgGTGATTAAGACAGGAAAGCAGTTCTGCTAAGGCTGGTTGTATAATTAGTTCTGAAGCAAGATGTCCATTTGACCTGGGCTTAGCTGATGACATTCCATTAGAAAGGAAACTAGCCTGATGGTCAGTCCACCTTTTTATTTTAGAGTATCAAGTATTCGTCTAGCTCTTTACATACAGAAGTAGATGTTAAATTATCTTAAGCTTTTCTAGAAGTGCTAATTattattcttaaaaacaaactttatacaggacaaaaaaacaattttgaaaccaAACCAACTACAACTTCAAGAAAATTATTAGGATTTGTCTATACCCATTAGCCGCTCCCAGAAATTTCTACTGGAGGCCAAAGGTACAGGGTTATAAATAGTACTTTTCTTCCCAAGCTGATTTATGAACTTattgaatgaaacagaaaaataaaggagaggagAAACCAAAATATGACATGTATACTCATAAAGCTGATATGGAGAATAGGGCTTATATCAATGGAGTAGCAGACTTTGCAACTATGTTCCCCAGAATTAGACTGATGTACCAATTCCAAATAGCATCTAAGTGGGACTAGTCTCCTCCTCAAGACAGTTAATGCCCCTTCGAAAGGGATGGCAGATGCCTGCTCCTTCATGGCGGCTCACTTCtagaagaaagggggaagaagGAGCTAGGCTACCCCTTACTCCTCCCGTACTCACCAATCAGATTAAGTCACTTCTCTTAGGGAGATATTAGGTACGTTACACCTGTGGATGGAGCTTCCTTCACATgatcaaagaaaatcaaaagtaGGAAAAGAGCTGTCACCTCTCTATTCCTGGTTGATATTAATAAAATAGTATCCTTTTCTGGAAAATGCAGCCAGGCCCAAGTAGACATAAAGTGATGAAAATTGACATGTAATGAACCAGTTTCACATCCCCATCTAAGCAATAAATGATATGATTGGCAGAGACGGGAGTGTTATCTGCAATTCCACTGTTTTTCTATGTAGTCTGGCTACATTTATGAATTTAATCAAGATTTAGTCTCcttatttatataaaaagcaaGTATTTGTGCAGTTCTCAGAGCTGCTTCATAAAAATAG containing:
- the HAS2 gene encoding hyaluronan synthase 2; amino-acid sequence: MHCERFLCILRIIGTTLFGVSLLLGITAAYIVGYQFIQTDNYYFSFGLYGAFLASHLIIQSLFAFLEHRKMKKSLETPIKLNKTVALCIAAYQEDPDYLRKCLQSVKRLTYPGIKVVMVIDGNSEDDLYMMDIFSEVMGRDKSATYIWKNNFHVKGPGETDESHKESSQHVTQLVLSNKSICIMQKWGGKREVMYTAFRALGRSVDYVQVCDSDTMLDPASSVEMVKVLEEDPMVGGVGGDVQILNKYDSWISFLSSVRYWMAFNIERACQSYFGCVQCISGPLGMYRNSLLHEFVEDWYNQEFMGSQCSFGDDRHLTNRVLSLGYATKYTARSKCLTETPIEYLRWLNQQTRWSKSYFREWLYNAMWFHKHHLWMTYEAVITGFFPFFLIATVIQLFYRGKIWNILLFLLTVQLVGLIKSSFASCLRGNIVMVFMSLYSVLYMSSLLPAKMFAIATINKAGWGTSGRKTIVVNFIGLIPVSVWFTILLGGVIFTIYKESKKPFSESKQTVLIVGTLLYACYWVMLLTLYVVLINKCGRRKKGQQYDMVLDV